One stretch of Daphnia pulicaria isolate SC F1-1A chromosome 8, SC_F0-13Bv2, whole genome shotgun sequence DNA includes these proteins:
- the LOC124352569 gene encoding KICSTOR complex protein ITFG2-like gives MRAVSYVERLEFDFPGSVFKNAFLFGDVDNDKCEELVVGNENGDVYIYKGSASKCWRRASDLGMVTAIGVGDIFNAGRNSLVVVNGEGWCYIFDFLTDTCSDGELPMKPTHVQRIPANTKVLLLHDVNSDGMIELVIGLTDRVVRTYQWINTKLVGLNKWEFANQIGTVGINDMANRTPSLLVAHPGGTFIRLKCKPLENCEDHGKEEPRELLSKMSIDYHPLAYSHMRNPNVSTEILGNISQGISHQDENQGALYAVATLDGTLMMVRDEQILWSLQVDHQLFALSKLDITGDGREEVVACSWDGQTYIVNQEKQTVRFQFDQSVSAFTAGYYSLNSQSSSLPAFAYATFHNKIYVYYNVSLPRITLHTSSELLKTKSENLDENLLKYLTNPSKLSEIFAKTLYK, from the exons ATGAGAGCTGTGTCTTATGTGGAACGTCTTGAGTTTGATTTCCCTGGATCAGTTttcaaaaatgcatttttgttTGGTGATGTTGATAATGACAAATGTGAAGAACTTGTTGTGGGTAACGAAAATGGAGATGTGTACATTTACAAAGGCAGCGCTAGTAAATGTTGGAGAAGAGCTAGTGATTTGGGAATG gTAACTGCAATTGGAGTTGGTGATATATTCAATGCG GGTCGAAATTCTTTGGTTGTGGTTAATGGGGAAGGCTGGTGTTACATTTTTGATTTCCTCACGGATACGTGCAGCGACGGTGAACTTCCCATGAAACCGACTCACGTACAACGAATTCCGGCTAATACCAAAGTCCTTCTCCTGCATGATGTGAATTCAGACGGAATGA ttgAACTTGTGATTGGATTGACGGACCGAGTTGTCCGCACGTATCAGTGGATTAATACAAAACTGGTTGGTCTCAACAAATGGGAGTTCGCTAATCAAATTGGTACTGTGGGTATAAATGACATGGCCAACCGCACCCCTTCACTTCTAGTTGCCCATCCGGGAG GTACGTTTATTCGGTTGAAATGTAAGCCTTTAGAAAATTGTGAAGATCATGGAAAAGAAGAACCAAG GGAGTTATTATCTAAAATGTCAATTGATTATCATCCACTTGCATACTCACATATGCGCAATCCAAATGTATCAACGGAAATATTAGGGAACATATCACAGGGAATATCGCATCAAGATGAAAATCAGGGAGCCCTGTATGCCGTTG ctACACTTGACGGAACCTTGATGATGGTACGAGATGAGCAAATTttgtg GTCGTTACAAGTTGATCATCAGTTATTTGCTCTATCGAAACTAGACATAACAGGCGATGGCCGGGAAGAAGTGGTCGCCTGTTCATGG GATGGACAAACATACATTGTAAACCAAGAGAAGCAAACTGTTCGGTTCCAATTTGATCAATCCGTTTCAGCCTTCACCGCAGGTTATTATTCCTTAAATTCCCAATCGTCTTCCCTCCCCGCTTTTGCTTACGCAACGTTCCACAACAAAATCTACGTGTATTACAACGTCTCTCTTCCAAGAATAACTCTCCACACTTCTAGCGAACTTCTCAAAACGAAATCTGAAAATTTAGATGAGAACTTGTTGAAGTATCTTACGAATCCTTCGAAATTGAGCGAAATATTTGCTAAAACactttacaaataa